In a single window of the Montipora capricornis isolate CH-2021 chromosome 11, ASM3666992v2, whole genome shotgun sequence genome:
- the LOC138024821 gene encoding tetraspanin-9-like translates to MSADCGYKCLKFMVVFFNLLFWLAGCTLFGLGIWLLSSKGEVAGDYTKISGSINYKSAPILCVVIGAITIVVAFLACCGAIKESQCMLGSYFAFIAIIFALEITALVLTYVYREEIEKNLRGDIKQTLNRYRDDNHDSVTRAIDEIQTSFKCCGNDKYSDWFNTRWGRRHEGSVPKSCCRDPSDESCNKHVTKDATKIYTKGCYNFVRKYLLNNLHVISGFGIWIAVIQIMGMIFGMCLCCQIRHEFDIYV, encoded by the coding sequence ATGTCCGCAGATTGCGGCTACAAATGTCTAAAATTCATGGTAGTTTTCTTCAATTTGCTGTTTTGGCTAGCTGGATGCACCCTGTTTGGTTTGGGGATTTGGTTGCTGAGTAGCAAAGGAGAAGTTGCTGGAGATTACACGAAGATCAGTGGATCTATCAACTACAAGTCTGCACCGATCTTGTGTGTTGTCATTGGCGCAATTACCATTGTCGTTGCTTTTCTAGCTTGCTGTGGCGCAATCAAAGAGAGCCAATGTATGCTTGGCTCCTATTTTGCATTCATTGCCATTATATTTGCTCTGGAGATCACAGCGCTGGTACTAACTTACGTGTATAGGGAAGAAATTGAGAAGAACTTGCGAGGCGACATAAAGCAAACTCTAAACCGATATAGAGACGATAATCATGATTCTGTGACCAGGGCGATTGATGAAATCCAGACGAGTTTTAAGTGTTGTGGGAATGATAAATACAGTGACTGGTTCAACACAAGATGGGGGAGAAGACATGAAGGTTCTGTTCCAAAGAGCTGCTGCAGAGACCCTTCTGATGAGTCTTGTAACAAGCATGTGACCAAAGATGCTACAAAGATTTACACCAAGGGGTGCTACAattttgttcgaaaatatcTGCTTAATAACCTGCACGTCATAAGTGGCTTTGGTATTTGGATTGCTGTGATACAAATAATGGGGATGATCTTTGGAATGTGCCTGTGTTGTCAGATACGACATGAATTTGACATTTATGTATGA